In Thermodesulfobacteriota bacterium, one genomic interval encodes:
- a CDS encoding 4Fe-4S dicluster-binding protein codes for MCLTCGEHNAEKLWYLDKEKHRIRSLGVFRDLVSRKLNPLISIGLNLVRAKQPDYTAKKMPFVSRELLSWFAKTLHGMQFLPDRESAFKTIDMANELALMPCLCHQVMDRHKGEAPLYRCIAMNIAADIWMKDTANTDVKPLNKQEAKDLVAGWRSRGAWQSVGWLWDANVIWVCNCDWRCATYRAPEARWGGIPSFVVASASNRGDCIGCRECSKWCLHEAISYAGDDKVMVDQSKCRGCGLCVEHCPTRALGFEPRQVYYDVRTKSVKRLSDEKVNVR; via the coding sequence ATGTGCCTGACCTGCGGCGAGCATAACGCTGAAAAACTCTGGTACCTAGATAAGGAAAAGCATCGGATCCGGTCTCTGGGCGTGTTCCGGGATCTGGTCAGCCGGAAACTGAATCCGCTGATCAGCATCGGGTTGAACCTGGTCCGGGCCAAGCAGCCCGATTACACCGCGAAAAAGATGCCGTTTGTCAGCCGGGAACTGCTCAGCTGGTTTGCCAAGACCCTCCACGGCATGCAGTTTCTGCCGGACCGGGAGTCGGCCTTCAAAACCATCGACATGGCCAATGAACTGGCCCTGATGCCCTGCCTCTGTCACCAGGTCATGGACCGGCACAAGGGGGAGGCGCCGCTCTACCGCTGCATTGCCATGAACATTGCCGCCGATATCTGGATGAAGGATACGGCCAACACCGATGTCAAGCCGCTTAACAAACAGGAGGCCAAGGACCTGGTAGCCGGTTGGCGCTCCCGGGGGGCCTGGCAGAGCGTGGGCTGGCTGTGGGACGCCAACGTCATCTGGGTGTGCAACTGCGACTGGCGTTGCGCCACCTACCGGGCGCCGGAAGCCCGCTGGGGCGGCATCCCCAGTTTTGTGGTGGCCTCGGCCTCCAACCGCGGCGACTGTATCGGCTGCCGGGAGTGTTCCAAGTGGTGTCTGCATGAAGCCATTTCCTATGCCGGAGACGATAAGGTCATGGTGGATCAGTCCAAATGCCGGGGGTGCGGCCTGTGTGTGGAGCATTGCCCCACCCGGGCACTGGGGTTTGAACCCCGGCAGGTCTATTACGATGTGCGGACCAAGTCGGTTAAACGACTAAGCGACGAAAAAGTGAATGTAAGATAA
- a CDS encoding MerR family transcriptional regulator, with the protein MNKHQRLYRIAEIEKITDVPRRRIHFYIQSGLLNKPLKTGKTMAYYDDSHIRQLQVIKKARQRGESLFSVKDLVKDIAPASERKVSDYYTVDAVEGEVRPDTVRKKTRGRNSQKTRERILSVGCEMFRKCGYNNTRLNDLTRELDIGKGTFYFYFSDKKELFLECVPRIFEEMFSSGWDDIRKLYNPVERLEMRFQLALNALEEFCIILQLAKEAMADTDPKLKELGQKTYLSIRGPLESDIKKAITRGIFQPVNVEMMASLMIAIVENTYYMREINSDLSMEAMKIHIYNLLAYGLVGAGERLPVPPEK; encoded by the coding sequence ATGAACAAGCACCAGCGATTGTATCGTATCGCGGAAATAGAAAAGATAACCGATGTGCCCAGAAGAAGGATCCATTTTTATATACAGTCCGGATTGCTGAACAAGCCTTTAAAGACGGGAAAAACCATGGCCTATTATGACGACTCCCATATCCGGCAGCTTCAGGTGATCAAGAAAGCCAGGCAGCGGGGAGAGTCGCTGTTTTCCGTTAAAGATCTGGTCAAGGACATTGCCCCGGCCAGCGAAAGAAAGGTGTCCGATTATTATACGGTTGATGCCGTTGAAGGAGAAGTCCGGCCCGATACCGTCCGCAAGAAAACCCGTGGCCGCAACAGCCAGAAAACCCGGGAACGCATCCTTTCCGTGGGCTGCGAAATGTTCCGGAAGTGTGGATACAACAATACGCGTTTGAATGATCTCACCCGTGAACTGGATATCGGGAAAGGAACTTTTTATTTCTATTTCTCCGATAAAAAGGAACTCTTCCTGGAATGCGTTCCCCGGATCTTCGAGGAAATGTTTTCCAGCGGCTGGGATGATATTCGCAAACTATACAACCCGGTGGAACGTCTGGAGATGCGTTTCCAGCTGGCCTTAAACGCCCTGGAGGAGTTCTGTATCATTCTTCAGCTGGCCAAAGAGGCCATGGCGGATACGGATCCGAAGTTGAAGGAACTGGGGCAGAAGACATACCTGTCCATCCGCGGGCCGCTGGAATCCGATATTAAAAAAGCCATCACCCGGGGGATTTTTCAGCCGGTAAATGTGGAAATGATGGCCAGTCTGATGATTGCGATAGTGGAAAACACCTATTACATGCGGGAAATCAACAGCGACCTTTCAATGGAGGCCATGAAAATCCATATTTACAACCTGCTGGCATACGGCCTGGTCGGGGCCGGGGAGCGATTGCCGGTTCCTCCTGAAAAATAA
- a CDS encoding nitroreductase family protein translates to MLFEKHRLVTFPPATYSRFVLDEEKCTGCGRCVNSCPIQLLMVNDNKKAAPNDRYDHFRCITCQNCMAACPQGAITIEGDYRVPRGFWKNAHLFTGGKTDPLPIRGRESYQACEPDLTETERVIYNRRSIRLYKKKPVPRELIHRVIEAGRFAPSAGNNQPWKFIVIQNKELIDEIDLKCKKFCRLVMRGTMPRPWIDKQVPGDKTATLKPWQTVLTRLLIALRGPNELDPRARGGINAIVSDPDYHTFFHAPALIILLADRRGIGSIELDTGICGQNMVLAAHSLGLGTCWVSLIEGLQGFPRLRKQLGITDPFKIITSLALGYPQGKIDNIVKREQARVVWHE, encoded by the coding sequence ATGCTGTTTGAAAAACACCGGCTGGTGACGTTTCCGCCGGCAACTTACTCCCGTTTTGTTCTTGATGAGGAAAAGTGTACCGGATGCGGCCGCTGCGTTAATTCCTGCCCGATTCAATTACTGATGGTCAACGACAATAAAAAAGCGGCTCCCAATGACCGTTATGATCATTTCCGCTGCATCACCTGCCAGAACTGCATGGCCGCCTGCCCCCAGGGCGCCATTACCATTGAAGGCGATTACCGCGTCCCCAGGGGGTTCTGGAAAAACGCCCATCTTTTTACCGGCGGCAAGACCGACCCATTGCCGATTCGCGGCAGAGAAAGTTACCAGGCCTGTGAACCGGATCTGACCGAAACGGAACGGGTGATTTACAACCGCCGCAGCATCCGGCTTTACAAAAAAAAGCCCGTTCCCCGGGAGTTGATCCACCGGGTCATCGAAGCCGGCCGTTTCGCCCCCTCGGCCGGCAACAATCAGCCCTGGAAATTTATCGTCATTCAAAATAAGGAGCTGATCGACGAGATCGACCTCAAATGCAAGAAGTTCTGCCGCCTGGTCATGCGAGGCACCATGCCCCGGCCCTGGATCGACAAACAGGTGCCGGGCGACAAAACCGCGACGCTGAAACCATGGCAGACCGTCCTCACCCGGCTGCTGATCGCCCTGCGGGGCCCCAACGAACTCGATCCCCGGGCACGCGGCGGCATCAACGCCATTGTCAGCGACCCGGATTACCACACCTTCTTTCACGCGCCGGCGCTGATCATCCTGCTGGCGGACCGGCGAGGCATCGGCTCCATCGAGCTGGACACCGGCATCTGCGGTCAGAACATGGTGCTGGCCGCCCATTCCCTGGGCCTGGGAACCTGCTGGGTCAGCCTGATCGAAGGTCTCCAGGGTTTCCCCAGATTAAGGAAACAACTGGGCATCACCGATCCCTTTAAAATCATCACATCCCTGGCCCTGGGGTATCCGCAGGGGAAAATCGACAACATCGTCAAAAGGGAACAGGCCCGGGTGGTATGGCATGAATAG
- a CDS encoding alpha/beta fold hydrolase produces the protein MKAGLMIMVAGCLVCFTQTRGAVADPTEYVILLHGLARTERSMQDLASRLVAEGYGVMNAGYPSRTATVQELAEKVIPAAVAECRRNGAGKIHFVTHSMGGILVRYYLSRYPLPDLGRVVMMAPPNSGSEAVDRLKDNFAFKWLNGPAGGQLGTGGDSLPRSLGPVNFEAGVIAGDRSVNLLLSRMIPGPDDGKVSVAATRVDGMKDHIVIHATHPFIMDNRQAIDQTIVFLKQGQFSQ, from the coding sequence ATGAAAGCGGGGTTGATGATCATGGTGGCGGGGTGTCTGGTGTGCTTTACACAGACTCGCGGTGCCGTTGCGGACCCAACCGAATATGTCATCCTTCTTCACGGCCTGGCCCGGACGGAGCGGTCGATGCAAGACCTTGCCTCCCGGCTTGTCGCCGAGGGCTACGGCGTTATGAACGCGGGCTATCCCTCGCGGACGGCGACCGTCCAGGAACTGGCGGAAAAAGTGATCCCCGCGGCCGTGGCGGAATGCCGCCGCAACGGCGCCGGAAAGATCCATTTTGTCACCCATTCCATGGGCGGCATCCTGGTCCGGTATTACCTGTCCCGATATCCGCTTCCCGATCTCGGCCGGGTGGTCATGATGGCGCCGCCCAACAGCGGCAGCGAAGCGGTCGACCGGCTGAAAGACAATTTCGCCTTCAAATGGTTAAACGGTCCGGCCGGCGGGCAGCTCGGCACCGGCGGCGACAGCCTTCCCCGCAGTCTTGGCCCGGTGAATTTTGAGGCGGGCGTGATCGCCGGGGACCGCTCCGTCAATCTGCTTCTGTCCCGGATGATTCCCGGTCCCGATGACGGCAAGGTGTCGGTGGCGGCGACACGAGTCGACGGGATGAAAGACCATATCGTTATCCACGCCACCCATCCTTTTATCATGGATAACCGGCAGGCCATCGATCAGACCATTGTTTTCCTGAAACAGGGGCAATTCAGCCAATGA
- a CDS encoding ion channel: MNKIKAILFDTMYNTCMDSKNSVPLWHHITRRHPSAFLLAAQLVSLALYVMLENVPGGQFILGIVGMLILLLVVWVVIHSPAINWIAWSIAGAVFLLSAMAWLQDNPSLLIWAALPQAVLYFYGAGGLIVHMMGDENVTTDDLFAAGATFTLIAWGFAYLYLICQAWSPGAFAYAAHSRDPLNFIELLFLSFANLSATGLSDIIPASAPSRVLVMLEQFAGVAYIAVVVSRLIGLTITRRQDRGAP; encoded by the coding sequence TTGAATAAAATTAAAGCCATCCTGTTTGATACCATGTATAATACTTGCATGGACAGCAAAAATTCAGTACCTCTCTGGCATCATATCACCCGGCGGCACCCGTCCGCGTTTCTTCTTGCCGCTCAACTGGTGAGCCTGGCGCTTTATGTGATGCTGGAAAATGTGCCCGGGGGGCAGTTTATTCTCGGCATTGTCGGAATGCTGATCCTTCTGCTGGTGGTCTGGGTCGTTATTCACAGTCCGGCCATCAACTGGATCGCCTGGAGTATTGCCGGAGCGGTATTTCTTCTTTCCGCCATGGCCTGGCTGCAGGACAACCCCTCCCTGCTGATATGGGCGGCACTGCCCCAGGCCGTCCTTTATTTTTACGGGGCAGGCGGGCTGATCGTCCATATGATGGGAGATGAAAACGTCACCACCGATGATCTGTTTGCCGCCGGCGCGACCTTTACCCTGATCGCCTGGGGCTTTGCCTATCTTTATCTTATCTGCCAGGCGTGGAGCCCCGGGGCCTTTGCCTATGCCGCCCACTCGCGGGATCCGCTGAACTTCATCGAACTGCTGTTCTTAAGTTTCGCCAACCTGTCGGCAACGGGCCTGAGCGATATTATCCCTGCCTCCGCCCCCTCCCGGGTACTGGTGATGCTCGAGCAGTTCGCCGGCGTCGCCTATATCGCCGTGGTCGTCTCACGGCTGATCGGGCTGACCATCACCCGCCGTCAGGACAGGGGCGCACCCTGA
- a CDS encoding adenosylcobinamide amidohydrolase: MGKHPAGFPRIWIWFPTIVLTLLALPAFSLPVTITDADDRPVTITRAPQRVVSLVPAVTEIIAAIGAGEAVKGITCHDADSIAGGNVTTVGGFASPDLEIIASLNPDIIFISDLHPSVKDRWKNSPCPVVCFPISSIADSLEVIDQLGRIFDRQNQAGAVIRGIHEDIDLIAKKTARIPPRERRRVIRLMGDKAVMTPGQGSFQNEMIRAAGGIAHAIDRNGTVIPVSVEQWRAFDPQVIYGCDGDERVAAAFFNLPGWKEVSAVRSGRITYFPCDLTCRAATHTGEFVSWLAASIYTDSFSNPANLVLKEGIMETAGLATATDLPVYVKNARIVRSRLYDFIHKTLVLDFARPTTVLSSLEGWRDNIRTVGNHYLPPPCWPISHQIGWDPFRNHVLNVLGQDQADTSFLYTGADMDHLSARKKTYRDLTVWALVTAGVSSNAMRMSADEGLYYEPGTINIILLANTALSRRAMTRAVITATEAKTAALQDMDIRSSYSGKSCQATGTGTDQVIVIQGAGNQALDNAEGHSRLGQLIAETVYAGVREAVAKQNRLTEKRGVFRRLEERGISLYGLVDLTSCECNRPESAMVAELEKRLLDPAVAGFIELALAVSDDHEKGLLTDLTAFNRLALDICSQVAEKEVTRIRDHITRDDLPVVMATTFNALLTGIYQRQPEQP, from the coding sequence ATGGGCAAACACCCGGCCGGATTCCCCCGGATATGGATATGGTTCCCGACGATCGTCCTGACCCTGCTGGCCCTGCCTGCGTTCAGCCTGCCCGTCACCATCACCGACGCGGATGACCGGCCGGTGACCATCACCCGTGCTCCGCAGCGGGTGGTCAGCCTGGTGCCGGCCGTCACGGAGATCATTGCCGCCATCGGCGCCGGGGAGGCGGTCAAAGGCATCACCTGCCATGACGCGGATTCCATTGCGGGCGGAAACGTCACCACGGTGGGCGGGTTCGCCTCCCCGGACCTTGAAATTATCGCCTCGCTGAATCCGGACATCATTTTCATCTCCGACCTGCATCCGTCCGTAAAAGACCGGTGGAAGAACTCCCCCTGCCCCGTCGTCTGTTTTCCGATCAGTTCCATTGCTGACAGCCTGGAGGTTATCGATCAGCTGGGCCGGATTTTCGACAGGCAGAATCAGGCCGGGGCCGTTATCCGCGGCATCCATGAAGATATCGACCTGATCGCGAAAAAAACCGCCCGCATCCCGCCCCGGGAAAGGCGGCGGGTCATCCGGCTGATGGGCGACAAAGCCGTCATGACCCCGGGCCAGGGCTCATTTCAGAACGAAATGATCCGGGCCGCCGGCGGCATTGCCCACGCCATTGACCGGAACGGCACCGTCATCCCCGTCTCCGTTGAACAGTGGCGGGCCTTTGATCCCCAGGTCATTTACGGCTGCGATGGAGACGAGCGCGTGGCAGCGGCGTTCTTCAATCTTCCCGGATGGAAGGAGGTGTCGGCCGTAAGGTCGGGCCGGATCACCTATTTCCCCTGCGATCTGACCTGCCGGGCGGCGACGCATACCGGCGAATTCGTCTCCTGGCTGGCCGCCTCCATTTATACGGATTCTTTCTCCAACCCGGCCAACCTGGTATTAAAGGAAGGCATAATGGAGACCGCCGGCCTGGCCACCGCGACGGATCTGCCCGTTTACGTAAAAAACGCCCGCATCGTCCGCAGCCGGCTGTACGACTTTATCCACAAAACGCTGGTTCTGGACTTTGCCAGGCCCACAACCGTCCTCTCTTCGCTGGAAGGGTGGCGGGACAACATCCGGACCGTGGGAAATCACTACCTGCCCCCGCCCTGCTGGCCCATCAGTCACCAGATCGGGTGGGACCCGTTCCGAAACCACGTGCTGAATGTTCTCGGCCAGGACCAGGCGGACACGTCCTTTCTCTATACCGGCGCGGACATGGACCACCTGTCCGCGCGGAAGAAGACATACCGGGACCTGACCGTATGGGCCCTGGTCACGGCCGGGGTCTCATCCAACGCCATGCGCATGTCGGCCGACGAAGGACTCTATTATGAGCCGGGGACCATCAATATCATCCTGCTGGCGAACACGGCCTTAAGCCGGCGGGCCATGACCCGGGCCGTCATCACGGCCACGGAAGCCAAGACGGCCGCCCTCCAGGACATGGACATCCGCAGCAGTTACAGCGGGAAAAGCTGCCAGGCCACCGGCACCGGCACCGACCAGGTCATCGTCATCCAGGGCGCGGGGAATCAGGCCCTGGACAACGCCGAAGGTCACTCCCGCCTGGGCCAGCTCATCGCCGAAACGGTTTACGCCGGGGTCCGGGAAGCGGTGGCAAAACAGAACCGCCTGACGGAGAAACGCGGCGTGTTTCGCCGTCTGGAAGAACGCGGGATTTCCCTCTACGGCCTGGTCGACCTGACCTCCTGTGAATGCAACCGGCCGGAAAGCGCCATGGTGGCCGAGCTGGAAAAGCGTCTGCTGGACCCGGCTGTCGCCGGGTTTATCGAACTGGCCCTGGCGGTCAGCGATGACCATGAAAAAGGCCTGCTGACGGATCTGACCGCCTTCAACCGCCTGGCCCTTGACATCTGTTCGCAGGTAGCGGAAAAAGAGGTAACGCGGATCAGGGATCACATCACCCGGGATGACCTGCCGGTGGTGATGGCAACGACATTCAACGCCCTGCTGACCGGGATTTATCAACGGCAGCCGGAACAACCATGA
- a CDS encoding ABC transporter substrate-binding protein → MKPLFSILLLIGGLAVSALPAEAEPPRRIVSLGPVITEMIYLLGAEDSLIADTVYCNVPEAAREKTKIGNIIQVDVEKIISLAPDIVLANPLDSAKQLDTLRKMGIRVVQFDNPATFDKICAMMDELGRLLGREDQARAVIAEAKAAVDTVVSRTRRLPPRKVFIQIGMNPLHTSPEGTFIHEYITFSGGINVAAHEKSGNYSREKVLETNPDVILISGMGTDTAGAEQEKRTWLNYSSLNAARTGEVHVIDSEILCSPTPVSFADALAYVAALIHPPHPGELP, encoded by the coding sequence ATGAAACCATTGTTCTCGATATTACTGCTGATCGGGGGATTGGCCGTAAGCGCCCTGCCGGCCGAGGCCGAGCCTCCCCGGCGCATCGTTTCCCTGGGGCCGGTCATCACCGAAATGATTTACCTGCTGGGCGCCGAGGACAGCCTGATCGCCGACACGGTCTATTGCAACGTGCCGGAAGCGGCCAGGGAAAAAACAAAAATCGGCAACATCATTCAGGTGGATGTGGAAAAAATCATCAGCCTGGCGCCGGACATCGTGCTGGCCAACCCCCTGGACAGCGCCAAACAGTTGGATACCCTGCGGAAGATGGGCATCCGGGTGGTACAGTTTGACAACCCGGCCACCTTTGACAAAATATGCGCCATGATGGACGAGCTGGGCAGGCTGCTGGGCCGGGAAGATCAAGCCCGGGCCGTTATCGCCGAGGCAAAAGCGGCGGTCGATACCGTTGTATCGCGGACCCGCCGATTGCCGCCCCGTAAAGTGTTTATTCAGATCGGCATGAACCCGCTGCACACCTCCCCCGAGGGGACGTTTATCCATGAATACATCACCTTTTCCGGCGGCATCAATGTGGCGGCCCATGAAAAATCAGGCAACTACAGCCGGGAAAAAGTGCTGGAGACCAATCCCGACGTCATTCTCATCTCCGGTATGGGAACGGACACGGCCGGGGCCGAGCAGGAGAAACGGACATGGCTGAATTATTCCTCACTGAACGCGGCCCGGACCGGGGAGGTCCACGTCATCGACTCGGAGATCCTGTGCAGCCCGACGCCGGTCAGTTTTGCCGACGCCCTGGCCTATGTGGCTGCCCTGATTCATCCGCCGCATCCGGGTGAACTCCCATGA
- a CDS encoding iron ABC transporter permease — translation MKNTRAIKYAAVLVILLAVLACACLLSLCAGSADIPFRDIPGLLFGGGESIQRNILMDIRLPRLILGILIGGALSLAGALLQGMFRNPLVEPYTLGISGGASLGICLNILFKWDHVLGVIAYPLAGFAGAAAVVLAVYFLSLNAGSLKTNHMLLTGVMISFVSSSLIMLIMAIARSDDIHTIVLWTMGSLDVPNMKLVKIAAAGILAGLVASLFFCLDLNALALGEEEAASLGVNVDRTKKWLFVLASLLTGLSVSVAGIIGFVGLIVPHLMRLVIGPDHRLLLIGSFLAGASFLVLCDIAARTVIAPLELPVGVITGIIGGTVFIYALGKRQVTL, via the coding sequence ATGAAAAACACGAGAGCCATCAAATACGCCGCCGTCCTGGTCATCCTGCTGGCCGTGCTGGCGTGCGCCTGCCTCCTGTCCCTGTGCGCCGGGTCGGCGGATATCCCGTTCCGGGACATCCCGGGGCTGCTCTTCGGCGGCGGCGAAAGCATCCAGCGGAACATCCTGATGGATATCCGCCTGCCCCGGCTGATCCTGGGTATCCTGATCGGCGGCGCCCTGAGCCTGGCGGGCGCCCTGCTCCAGGGGATGTTCCGCAATCCCCTGGTGGAACCCTACACCCTGGGGATATCGGGCGGCGCTTCCCTGGGCATATGCCTCAATATCCTTTTCAAATGGGACCATGTCCTCGGCGTCATCGCCTACCCCCTGGCCGGGTTCGCCGGCGCGGCCGCGGTCGTGCTGGCGGTCTATTTTCTCAGCCTGAACGCGGGGTCCCTGAAAACCAACCACATGCTGCTGACCGGCGTCATGATCAGTTTCGTGTCCTCCTCCCTGATCATGCTGATTATGGCCATTGCCCGTTCCGACGACATCCATACCATCGTGCTCTGGACCATGGGTTCCCTGGACGTGCCGAACATGAAACTGGTCAAAATCGCCGCCGCCGGAATTCTGGCCGGGCTGGTCGCGAGCCTTTTCTTCTGCCTGGACTTGAACGCCCTGGCCCTGGGGGAAGAGGAAGCCGCCTCCCTGGGCGTCAACGTGGACCGGACCAAAAAGTGGCTGTTCGTGCTGGCCTCCCTGCTGACCGGCCTGAGCGTGTCCGTGGCCGGGATCATCGGTTTTGTCGGGCTGATCGTGCCCCATCTCATGCGGCTGGTCATCGGCCCCGACCATCGGCTGCTGCTGATCGGCTCGTTCCTGGCGGGGGCGTCGTTTCTGGTCCTGTGCGATATCGCCGCCCGCACCGTGATCGCCCCCCTGGAGCTGCCGGTGGGGGTCATCACCGGCATCATCGGCGGGACGGTATTTATTTACGCCCTGGGGAAGAGGCAGGTCACGTTGTAG
- a CDS encoding ABC transporter ATP-binding protein: protein MNKFIITLNNVTCGYHGKTVLTDITLAIAAGEMVGIIGPNGAGKTTLLKTLAGQLKPRQGDITVASRPLSEYSGKELAAVMAVVGQTVPPSLLTVREHVLLGRLPFFRRYQLFETARDFDIADRYMELTGISDLAGAPMNEISGGERQLAAITRALVQEPKILLLDEPTSHLDITHQQRIMDLIAGLNRDLALTVVMVMHDLNLAGEYTGRLILLNGREKGIHLAGPAETVLTPETIRAVYRTEVLVTRNPVSGKPGIFLSARQSDI, encoded by the coding sequence ATGAATAAGTTTATCATCACACTGAACAACGTGACCTGCGGTTACCACGGGAAAACCGTCCTGACGGACATCACCCTGGCAATCGCCGCCGGAGAAATGGTCGGCATCATCGGGCCCAACGGCGCCGGCAAAACCACCCTGCTCAAAACCCTGGCCGGGCAGTTGAAGCCCCGGCAGGGGGACATCACCGTCGCCTCCCGGCCTCTGTCCGAATATTCCGGTAAAGAACTGGCCGCCGTCATGGCGGTGGTGGGGCAGACGGTCCCCCCTTCCCTGCTGACCGTCCGGGAACACGTGCTGCTGGGGCGCCTCCCCTTTTTCCGCCGATACCAGTTGTTTGAAACCGCCAGGGACTTTGACATCGCCGACCGGTATATGGAACTGACCGGGATCTCCGACCTGGCCGGAGCCCCCATGAACGAAATCAGCGGCGGCGAACGGCAGCTGGCGGCCATCACCCGGGCCCTGGTCCAGGAACCGAAGATCCTCCTGCTGGACGAGCCCACCTCGCACCTGGATATCACCCACCAGCAGCGCATCATGGACCTGATCGCCGGCCTCAACCGCGACCTGGCGCTGACGGTGGTCATGGTCATGCATGACCTGAACCTGGCCGGAGAATACACCGGCCGGTTGATTCTCCTGAACGGCCGGGAGAAGGGCATTCACCTGGCCGGTCCGGCTGAAACGGTCCTGACCCCGGAAACCATCCGCGCGGTTTACCGGACCGAGGTGCTGGTGACCCGGAATCCCGTGTCCGGAAAACCCGGCATCTTTCTGTCGGCGCGGCAATCAGATATTTGA
- a CDS encoding type II toxin-antitoxin system HicB family antitoxin — translation MNTFTAIIHQEDDRYVAECPEVGTASQGTTIAEAISNLKEATELYLEEFPLKSFSRPILTTFEVSAHA, via the coding sequence ATGAACACCTTTACCGCCATTATCCATCAGGAGGATGACCGCTATGTGGCCGAGTGCCCGGAAGTTGGAACGGCCAGCCAGGGTACAACCATTGCCGAAGCTATCAGCAACTTGAAAGAGGCAACCGAGTTATACCTGGAAGAATTTCCTTTAAAGTCGTTCTCCCGCCCCATCCTCACCACCTTCGAGGTCTCCGCTCATGCCTGA
- a CDS encoding type II toxin-antitoxin system HicA family toxin, giving the protein MPELPKISGDEAIKVFKRLGFYEASQRGSHVVLRRENSGCVIPRHKSLAIGTLKAPSNSPA; this is encoded by the coding sequence ATGCCTGAGTTGCCGAAGATTTCCGGCGATGAAGCCATCAAGGTCTTTAAACGCCTGGGATTTTATGAAGCAAGTCAACGGGGAAGCCATGTCGTTTTGAGAAGAGAGAACAGCGGTTGTGTCATTCCCCGGCACAAATCTCTTGCCATAGGCACCTTAAAAGCGCCATCAAACAGTCCGGCATAA